One genomic region from Halorussus rarus encodes:
- a CDS encoding NAD(P)/FAD-dependent oxidoreductase → MKGVVGGGIAGLAAAYRLQQHGHDVQVFEASDQVGGLAAVYETAGDPIEKFYHHLSATEETIVDLIEELGLEDDLQWPIGKNAYYWDGTVYPMDKPWEILAYPYMSVYDKFRLTMLTQEIDVRGGIPKFDTYENLEDFEDVPIERFLREHTTNGVYEGFFEPLLDAKFGDRKDDVSAAWLLGRIKFRGERDLLRGEPLGYLEGGFGQLLDALVEAVGRENITTNARVTGLDLDDGRVSGMTVETRPPADAESGEAVEAEADGGVEAQDPGVTTETHAVDDVVVAAMPNVLEDLCGYECDIDFQGAVCALVTMDEQLTDTYWLNIAHDAPFGALIEHTNYMPPENYGGDHLLYVASYIQDYDEELWQLDEGEIEELWLGHIEEMFPDWDRSHVEEFRLAKNPRAAPIYERGYLDTVIPYDLSEEVAEGLYYAGMASRAQYPERSLNGGIVAGYECADRIAGRKRVVSPE, encoded by the coding sequence ATGAAAGGTGTCGTCGGTGGGGGAATCGCGGGTCTCGCGGCCGCCTACCGCCTCCAGCAGCACGGTCACGACGTGCAGGTGTTCGAAGCCAGCGACCAGGTCGGCGGGCTCGCCGCGGTGTACGAGACCGCGGGCGACCCGATAGAGAAGTTCTACCACCACCTCTCGGCGACCGAGGAGACCATCGTGGACCTCATCGAGGAGTTGGGGCTGGAAGACGACCTGCAGTGGCCCATCGGCAAGAACGCCTACTACTGGGACGGGACCGTCTATCCGATGGACAAGCCGTGGGAGATTCTGGCCTACCCCTATATGAGCGTCTACGACAAGTTCCGGCTCACGATGCTCACCCAGGAGATCGACGTCCGGGGCGGGATTCCGAAGTTCGACACCTACGAGAACCTCGAGGACTTCGAGGACGTCCCCATCGAGCGGTTCCTGCGCGAGCACACCACCAACGGGGTGTACGAGGGGTTCTTCGAGCCGCTGCTCGACGCGAAGTTCGGCGACCGCAAGGACGACGTGAGCGCGGCCTGGCTGCTGGGCCGCATCAAGTTCCGGGGCGAGCGCGACCTCCTGCGGGGCGAACCCCTGGGCTACCTGGAGGGCGGCTTCGGTCAGCTGCTCGACGCACTCGTCGAGGCGGTGGGCAGGGAGAACATCACGACCAACGCCCGCGTGACCGGCCTGGACCTCGATGACGGCCGCGTAAGCGGGATGACCGTCGAGACGAGGCCACCCGCGGACGCCGAAAGCGGCGAGGCTGTCGAGGCCGAGGCGGACGGTGGAGTCGAAGCTCAGGACCCCGGCGTCACCACCGAGACCCACGCGGTCGACGACGTCGTGGTCGCGGCGATGCCCAACGTGCTCGAGGACCTCTGCGGCTACGAGTGCGACATCGACTTCCAGGGCGCGGTCTGCGCGCTCGTGACGATGGACGAGCAGCTGACCGACACCTACTGGCTCAACATCGCCCACGACGCGCCGTTCGGCGCGCTCATCGAGCACACCAACTACATGCCGCCGGAGAACTACGGCGGCGACCACCTGCTGTACGTCGCCAGCTACATCCAGGACTACGACGAGGAGCTCTGGCAGCTGGACGAGGGCGAGATCGAGGAGCTCTGGCTCGGCCACATCGAGGAGATGTTCCCCGACTGGGACCGCTCGCACGTCGAGGAGTTCCGGCTGGCCAAGAACCCCCGCGCGGCGCCCATCTACGAGCGGGGGTACCTCGACACGGTCATCCCGTACGACCTCTCCGAGGAGGTCGCCGAGGGGCTCTACTACGCCGGGATGGCGAGCCGGGCGCAGTACCCCGAGCGCAGCCTCAACGGCGGCATCGTCGCGGGCTACGAGTGCGCCGACCGAATCGCGGGCCGCAAGCGGGTCGTCAGCCCGGAATAG
- a CDS encoding Lrp/AsnC ligand binding domain-containing protein — MVHAFIMIETAAGRSGDVLEAIRRLDRVTEAHVVAGEFDVIAEADADEVYDVLHAASTDISGMDGVADTKTYMAID; from the coding sequence ATGGTCCACGCGTTTATCATGATCGAGACCGCTGCCGGGCGCTCCGGCGACGTGCTGGAAGCCATCCGGAGACTCGACCGCGTCACGGAGGCCCACGTGGTCGCGGGCGAGTTCGACGTCATCGCGGAGGCCGACGCCGACGAGGTGTACGACGTGCTGCACGCCGCCTCGACGGACATCTCCGGGATGGACGGGGTCGCCGACACCAAGACCTACATGGCGATCGACTAG
- the nadA gene encoding quinolinate synthase NadA, whose product MPKMETADIETDLSLFKYDNLEQLPEAYRGLDEEERTERIEAAKAALGDDLVILGHNYQRREIVGHADFVGDSYQLSVEAAEADAEYVVFGGVTFMAESADIITDDDQTVILPSMEASCPMAGMAEALQVDAAWAEITEAAPDADIVPVTYMNSYADLKAFCAEQGGAVCTSSNAHEVFEWAFERGDKVLFLPDKHLGENTAHRLGMADSIAEWDPWDPEGKDADEVAESDIILWDGYCQVHERFRVDHVERVREEYDDASVIVHPECRREVVEAADVAGSTATICDTVAEADPGETWAIGTEIHLANHLQRWHPEVNVVPLCGEACMDCNAMRQIDPNYLTWVLEELVAGRERNVIEVDPQEAELAELAMERMLEI is encoded by the coding sequence GTGCCAAAGATGGAAACGGCGGACATCGAAACGGACCTCAGTCTCTTCAAGTATGACAACCTCGAACAGTTACCCGAAGCGTACCGGGGACTGGACGAGGAGGAGCGAACGGAACGCATCGAGGCCGCCAAGGCGGCGCTCGGCGACGATCTCGTCATCCTCGGCCACAACTACCAGCGCCGGGAGATCGTCGGGCACGCCGACTTCGTCGGCGACTCGTACCAGTTGAGCGTCGAGGCCGCGGAGGCCGACGCCGAGTACGTGGTGTTCGGCGGGGTGACGTTCATGGCCGAGTCGGCCGACATCATCACCGACGACGACCAGACGGTCATCCTGCCGTCGATGGAGGCCTCCTGCCCGATGGCCGGGATGGCCGAGGCCCTCCAGGTCGACGCGGCGTGGGCCGAGATCACCGAAGCGGCGCCCGACGCCGACATCGTCCCGGTCACGTACATGAACTCCTACGCCGACCTGAAGGCGTTCTGCGCCGAGCAGGGCGGCGCGGTCTGCACCTCCTCGAACGCCCACGAGGTGTTCGAGTGGGCGTTCGAGCGGGGCGACAAGGTGCTGTTCCTCCCCGACAAGCACCTCGGCGAGAACACCGCCCACCGCCTCGGGATGGCGGACAGCATCGCCGAGTGGGACCCCTGGGACCCCGAGGGCAAGGACGCCGACGAGGTCGCGGAGAGCGACATCATCCTCTGGGACGGCTACTGCCAGGTCCACGAGCGCTTCCGCGTCGACCACGTCGAGCGGGTACGGGAGGAGTACGACGACGCCAGCGTCATCGTCCACCCCGAATGTCGCCGCGAGGTCGTGGAAGCCGCCGACGTCGCCGGCAGCACGGCGACCATCTGCGACACCGTGGCCGAGGCCGACCCGGGCGAGACGTGGGCCATCGGGACCGAGATCCACCTCGCGAACCACCTCCAGCGGTGGCACCCCGAGGTGAACGTCGTCCCGCTCTGTGGGGAGGCGTGCATGGACTGCAACGCGATGCGCCAGATCGACCCCAACTACCTGACGTGGGTGCTGGAGGAGCTCGTGGCGGGTCGCGAGCGCAACGTCATCGAGGTCGACCCACAGGAGGCCGAACTGGCCGAACTGGCGATGGAGCGCATGCTGGAGATCTGA
- a CDS encoding HalOD1 output domain-containing protein translates to MSEKQSTTRRETVLTYELNGHERLSEGVVAAVAAAADADPTEIDPLAEVVDPDALDALFAAHLDGTPRDAGRTEFSFCGYGVVVNSTGLVSVFDAGR, encoded by the coding sequence ATGAGCGAGAAGCAATCGACGACGCGCCGCGAGACGGTACTGACCTACGAACTGAACGGACACGAGCGACTGAGCGAGGGGGTGGTCGCGGCCGTTGCGGCGGCCGCTGACGCCGACCCCACCGAGATAGATCCGCTCGCCGAGGTCGTCGACCCGGACGCGCTCGACGCGCTGTTCGCCGCCCACCTCGACGGGACGCCCCGGGACGCCGGCCGAACCGAGTTCTCCTTCTGCGGGTACGGCGTCGTCGTGAACAGCACGGGCCTCGTCTCGGTGTTCGACGCGGGCCGGTAG
- a CDS encoding helix-turn-helix domain-containing protein — translation MSVIAELSVPVEDFPLGRALAATPELEVELERIVPTGDATLPFFWVWGDDVEAFVAALEDEDGVDSVTVLDRVSDGALLRATWTDEAGLVEAVVDSEATLLSVARRDGEWRFQLRSPDREAVADLQRYCAAHDIDLRLNWIHSVAAVEAGEQYGLTDDQRAAVVAAFGAGYFDEPRGTTLEELSAEFDISPRAVSKRMRRGLRNLVAATLATEE, via the coding sequence ATGAGTGTCATCGCGGAACTGTCGGTCCCCGTCGAGGACTTCCCGCTCGGCCGGGCGCTCGCCGCGACGCCCGAGCTGGAGGTCGAACTCGAACGCATCGTCCCGACGGGCGACGCGACCCTGCCGTTCTTCTGGGTGTGGGGCGACGACGTGGAGGCGTTCGTCGCGGCGCTGGAGGACGAAGACGGCGTCGATTCGGTGACGGTGCTCGACCGGGTGAGCGACGGTGCGCTCCTGCGCGCGACCTGGACCGACGAGGCCGGGCTCGTCGAGGCCGTCGTCGACTCGGAGGCGACCCTGCTGTCGGTGGCCCGGCGCGACGGCGAGTGGCGGTTCCAGCTCCGGTCGCCCGACCGCGAGGCGGTCGCCGACCTCCAGCGCTACTGCGCCGCCCACGACATCGACCTCCGGCTCAACTGGATCCACTCGGTCGCGGCGGTCGAGGCCGGCGAGCAGTACGGCCTGACCGACGACCAGCGCGCGGCAGTCGTGGCGGCCTTCGGGGCGGGCTACTTCGACGAGCCCCGAGGCACGACCCTCGAGGAGCTCTCGGCGGAGTTCGACATCTCCCCGCGGGCGGTCTCGAAGCGGATGCGCCGCGGCCTCCGGAATCTGGTCGCGGCGACGCTCGCGACCGAAGAGTGA
- a CDS encoding L-aspartate oxidase, translated as MTGTAIPAETDVLVVGSGVAGCATALAAASQGAEVLVVTKATRPEETTSHWAQGGVATARSDPDSFAQDVLDASAGTADPEAVEVLVEESRDAVEDVLVETLDVPFDREGTQLDYAREAAHSEPRILHVDASTGRHVLAPFLNHLDAHDRVTVREDTAALDLVTHEGRVHGAMVDGSGGTAPKPVFAGATVLATGGIGALYEHSTNPETATGDGIAMAALAGATVADMAYVQFHPTAYSGEDPFLVSEAVRGEGAVLRNAEGERFMPDYHADAELGPRDVVARAVADERERTGEVVLDVSPLDFVGEFPDLAEKCEARGVDWRDGIPVEPSEHFLCGGISVDDRGRADLDRLFAVGECARTGVHGANRLASTSLLEGLVWGLRAGETAAGFEPERVEAPDLRDSDPDLPAGFAREKFVRLRRVMDEHVGLRRTPGGLRRATAVLRRLKGEVDAYTRTRTSRSLYELRNASVVALLVARHATEADPVGCHALEEGESETRSEEVEARAGD; from the coding sequence ATGACCGGAACTGCCATTCCCGCGGAGACCGACGTCCTGGTCGTCGGCAGCGGCGTCGCGGGCTGTGCGACCGCGCTCGCCGCCGCCAGCCAGGGCGCGGAGGTGCTGGTCGTCACGAAGGCGACCCGGCCCGAGGAGACCACGTCCCACTGGGCGCAGGGCGGGGTCGCCACCGCGCGGTCGGACCCCGACTCGTTCGCACAGGACGTCCTCGACGCCAGCGCCGGCACCGCCGACCCCGAGGCGGTCGAAGTGCTGGTCGAGGAGTCGCGGGATGCGGTCGAGGACGTGCTGGTCGAGACGCTGGACGTGCCCTTCGACCGCGAGGGCACCCAACTGGATTACGCCCGCGAGGCCGCCCACTCCGAGCCCCGCATCCTCCACGTCGACGCCAGCACCGGCAGGCACGTGCTCGCGCCGTTCCTGAACCACCTCGACGCGCACGACCGGGTGACCGTCCGGGAGGACACCGCCGCGCTCGACCTGGTCACCCACGAGGGGCGCGTCCACGGCGCAATGGTCGACGGAAGCGGCGGAACCGCACCGAAGCCGGTCTTCGCCGGGGCGACCGTCCTCGCCACGGGCGGCATCGGCGCGCTCTACGAGCACTCCACCAACCCGGAGACCGCGACCGGCGACGGTATCGCGATGGCCGCGCTGGCGGGCGCGACGGTCGCGGACATGGCCTACGTGCAGTTCCATCCCACGGCCTACTCGGGTGAGGACCCCTTCCTCGTCAGCGAGGCAGTGCGCGGCGAGGGCGCGGTCCTGCGGAACGCCGAGGGCGAGCGCTTCATGCCCGACTACCACGCGGACGCCGAGCTCGGGCCGCGCGACGTGGTCGCCCGCGCGGTCGCCGACGAGCGCGAGCGCACGGGCGAGGTCGTACTGGACGTCTCGCCCCTCGACTTCGTCGGGGAGTTCCCGGACCTCGCCGAAAAGTGCGAGGCCCGCGGCGTCGACTGGCGGGACGGGATTCCTGTCGAACCCAGCGAGCACTTCCTCTGCGGCGGGATCTCGGTGGACGACCGCGGCCGGGCCGACCTCGACCGGCTGTTCGCTGTCGGCGAGTGCGCCCGGACCGGCGTCCACGGCGCGAACCGGCTCGCGTCGACCAGCCTGCTGGAGGGGCTGGTCTGGGGCCTGCGGGCCGGCGAGACCGCGGCCGGCTTCGAACCCGAGCGCGTCGAGGCGCCCGACCTGCGCGACAGCGACCCCGACCTGCCCGCGGGATTCGCCCGCGAGAAGTTCGTCCGGCTGCGCCGGGTGATGGACGAGCACGTGGGGCTGCGCCGGACGCCCGGGGGCCTCCGGCGCGCGACCGCGGTGCTCCGGCGGCTCAAGGGCGAGGTCGACGCCTACACCCGGACCCGGACCAGCCGGAGCCTCTACGAGCTCCGGAACGCCAGCGTGGTCGCGCTGCTGGTCGCCCGGCACGCGACCGAGGCCGACCCGGTGGGCTGTCACGCGCTCGAAGAGGGGGAGTCCGAAACTCGCTCCGAGGAGGTCGAGGCCCGTGCGGGTGACTGA
- a CDS encoding amidohydrolase produces MTAPADRIFTNAEVHTLGDPDEVAEAVAVRDGEIVRVADAYEVDFLAGVGTDVVDLGGRVLLPGFVDAHTHLQHLGARLVHADLSAADSPADGVGLLRETGEARPDDEWVLGFGYDESAWDESRYLTREDLDAVSEDRPVAAFREDMHTAAVNSVALDRHADAMPDDDVRTESGEPTGVIVEEAVDVVYEAIEPDADQMRELLTAAQREAHRQGVTAVHDMVRQSRAPEVYRRMDLDGDLALRVRINYWSDHLDALDEVGLRTNHGSEFVRVGGIKTFTDGSFGGRTAKLSEPYADAGSEEPVDDDATGQWVVPPEELRDLVARADDAGFQLTAHAIGDEAVDEVLAAYEATGDPGAARHRVEHAELADDEAVERFAESGVVASVQPNFLKWARPGGLYDDRIGTERRRRADRFADLLEAGAHLAFGSDCMPLDPLFGVHQTVDAPADRQRLSVTEALRAYTRGAAYAGFDEDRLGTVAVGKKADLVALERSPWDHSEDIESVDVALTVVDGEIVYDDRN; encoded by the coding sequence ATGACAGCGCCGGCAGACCGCATCTTCACGAACGCGGAGGTCCACACCCTGGGCGACCCCGACGAGGTCGCCGAGGCGGTGGCGGTCCGGGACGGCGAGATCGTCCGCGTGGCCGACGCCTACGAGGTGGACTTCCTGGCGGGCGTCGGGACCGACGTGGTCGACCTCGGCGGCCGGGTCCTCCTCCCGGGGTTCGTCGACGCACACACCCACCTCCAGCACCTCGGAGCCAGGCTGGTCCACGCCGACCTGTCGGCCGCCGACTCGCCGGCCGACGGCGTCGGCCTGCTTCGCGAGACGGGCGAGGCCCGCCCCGACGACGAGTGGGTGCTCGGCTTCGGTTACGACGAGAGCGCGTGGGACGAGTCGCGGTACCTCACCCGCGAGGACTTAGACGCCGTCTCCGAGGACCGGCCCGTCGCGGCGTTCCGCGAGGACATGCACACAGCAGCGGTCAACTCGGTCGCGCTCGACCGCCACGCCGACGCGATGCCCGACGACGACGTCCGGACCGAGAGCGGCGAACCCACGGGGGTCATCGTCGAGGAGGCTGTCGACGTCGTCTACGAGGCCATCGAACCCGACGCCGACCAGATGCGCGAACTCCTCACGGCCGCCCAGCGCGAGGCCCACCGGCAGGGCGTGACCGCGGTCCACGACATGGTCCGCCAGTCGCGCGCTCCTGAAGTGTACCGTCGCATGGACCTCGACGGCGACCTCGCGCTCCGGGTGCGCATCAACTACTGGTCGGACCACCTCGACGCGCTCGACGAGGTCGGCCTCCGGACCAACCACGGCAGCGAGTTCGTCCGGGTCGGCGGGATCAAGACGTTCACCGACGGGAGCTTCGGCGGCCGGACCGCGAAGCTCTCGGAGCCGTACGCCGACGCCGGAAGCGAAGAACCGGTGGACGACGACGCCACCGGCCAGTGGGTCGTTCCGCCCGAGGAACTCCGGGACCTCGTCGCAAGGGCCGACGACGCCGGGTTCCAGCTGACCGCCCACGCCATCGGGGACGAGGCGGTCGACGAGGTGCTGGCGGCCTACGAGGCGACCGGCGACCCCGGCGCCGCCCGCCACCGGGTCGAACACGCGGAACTCGCCGACGACGAGGCGGTCGAGCGGTTCGCCGAGTCGGGGGTCGTCGCTTCGGTCCAGCCCAACTTCCTCAAGTGGGCCCGACCGGGCGGCCTGTACGACGACCGCATCGGAACCGAGCGCCGACGGAGGGCCGACCGGTTCGCGGATCTGCTCGAGGCGGGCGCGCACCTCGCGTTCGGGAGCGACTGCATGCCGCTGGACCCGCTGTTCGGCGTCCACCAGACGGTCGACGCGCCGGCCGACCGCCAGCGGCTCTCGGTGACCGAGGCGCTGCGGGCGTACACCCGCGGGGCGGCCTACGCCGGGTTCGACGAGGATCGCCTCGGCACCGTCGCGGTCGGCAAGAAGGCCGACCTGGTGGCGCTGGAGCGGTCGCCGTGGGACCACTCCGAGGACATCGAGAGCGTCGACGTGGCGCTGACCGTGGTCGACGGCGAGATAGTCTACGACGACCGGAACTGA
- the nadC gene encoding carboxylating nicotinate-nucleotide diphosphorylase — translation MRVTDRKVEAWLREDVGHRDVTNHVPGETTGRLVAKESGVAAGLDAAEAVFDYLDVDAAATVDAGDRIDPGDAVLEVAGPAESVLRGERVAVNVAAHASGVATETRRAVDAAREVTDEVAIAGTRKTTPGLRGVEKRAVAAGGGDTHRLTLSGMVMVKDNHVAEMGLEEAIAHFREEKSFAAKIEVEVEAPEDGVRAADAGADIVLFDNMTPEAVREGVELLPEGVLAEASGGIGIEDVPEYAATGVDVISMGSLTHSAPSLDLSFRTGEE, via the coding sequence GTGCGGGTGACTGACCGGAAAGTGGAGGCGTGGCTCCGCGAGGACGTGGGCCACCGCGACGTGACCAACCACGTCCCGGGCGAGACGACCGGTCGGCTCGTCGCGAAGGAGTCGGGCGTCGCGGCCGGTCTCGACGCCGCGGAGGCCGTCTTCGATTACTTGGACGTGGACGCTGCGGCGACCGTCGACGCGGGCGACCGAATCGACCCGGGCGACGCGGTGCTGGAAGTGGCGGGGCCTGCGGAGTCGGTCCTCCGGGGCGAGCGCGTCGCGGTCAACGTCGCGGCCCACGCCTCTGGCGTGGCGACGGAGACTCGGCGGGCGGTCGACGCGGCCCGCGAGGTCACCGACGAGGTGGCGATCGCCGGCACTCGGAAGACAACGCCCGGCCTCCGCGGCGTCGAGAAGCGCGCCGTCGCGGCGGGGGGCGGGGACACCCATCGCCTCACGCTCTCGGGGATGGTGATGGTCAAGGACAACCACGTCGCCGAGATGGGCCTTGAGGAGGCTATCGCACACTTCCGCGAGGAGAAGTCGTTCGCCGCGAAGATCGAGGTCGAGGTGGAGGCTCCGGAGGACGGCGTCCGGGCCGCCGACGCGGGGGCCGACATCGTCCTCTTCGACAACATGACGCCCGAGGCGGTGCGGGAGGGCGTCGAACTGCTGCCCGAGGGCGTGCTCGCCGAGGCGAGTGGTGGCATCGGCATCGAGGACGTGCCGGAGTACGCGGCGACCGGCGTCGACGTCATCTCGATGGGGTCGCTCACGCACTCGGCGCCGAGCCTGGACCTGTCGTTCCGGACCGGAGAGGAGTGA
- the gpmI gene encoding 2,3-bisphosphoglycerate-independent phosphoglycerate mutase, which yields MKAALIILDGWGLGSEDGGRNAIEAADTPNFDRFADAGAYGTLNVTGRRVGLPEGQMGNSEVGHLNIGAGRVVKQEYTRIEDAIENGELGENEAVDSAFEYAREHDGRVHFMGLVSEGGVHSDQKHLYALIELAAERGVDAVTHAFTDGRDTPPRSGADFLADLQQVIDREGTGEVATVSGRYYAMDRDQNWERTRRAYEAIVEREAEYAADSAVSAVEESYDRDTTDEFVEPTLVEGVPAMEDGDTAEQSSASSHLAMRDGDAALFFNFRADRARQLTRMLAENAERSSATHSSGQSPREDIDPVWTFETDPPEIRLVTMTQYDEEFDLPIAFPPHQPEDVLGEVLAENGLTQLRIAESEKYAHVTYFLNGGREVEFEGERREIVPSPDVPTYDQQPEMSAQEVTDTAVTTIESDDPDVLVLNYANPDMVGHTGDFDAAVEAVEAVDAQLGRLVEAAEAAGGHVLVTADHGNADDMGTPEDPHTAHTYNPVPLAYLTPEGDDGGKRVREGGSLCDIAPTLLSLIGVDQPEAMTGDSLLE from the coding sequence ATGAAGGCCGCGCTGATAATCCTCGACGGCTGGGGATTGGGAAGCGAGGACGGCGGAAGAAACGCCATCGAGGCCGCCGACACGCCCAACTTCGACCGGTTCGCCGACGCGGGCGCCTACGGAACCCTGAACGTGACCGGGCGACGCGTGGGCCTGCCCGAGGGACAGATGGGCAACAGCGAGGTCGGCCACCTCAACATCGGCGCGGGCCGGGTGGTCAAGCAGGAGTACACCCGCATCGAGGACGCTATCGAGAACGGCGAACTCGGCGAGAACGAGGCCGTCGACTCGGCCTTCGAGTACGCCCGCGAGCACGACGGCCGGGTCCACTTCATGGGACTGGTCAGCGAGGGCGGAGTCCACTCCGACCAGAAGCACCTCTACGCCCTCATCGAACTCGCCGCCGAGCGCGGGGTCGACGCGGTGACCCACGCGTTCACCGACGGCCGGGACACCCCGCCGCGGAGCGGCGCCGACTTCCTCGCGGACCTCCAGCAAGTTATCGACCGGGAGGGGACCGGCGAGGTCGCGACCGTCTCCGGGCGGTACTACGCGATGGACCGCGACCAGAACTGGGAGCGCACCCGCCGGGCCTACGAGGCCATCGTCGAGCGCGAGGCCGAGTACGCCGCCGACTCGGCGGTCTCGGCGGTCGAGGAGAGCTACGACCGCGACACCACCGACGAGTTCGTGGAGCCCACCCTGGTCGAGGGCGTCCCCGCGATGGAGGATGGAGACACCGCCGAGCAGAGCTCGGCGAGCAGCCATCTCGCGATGCGAGATGGCGACGCCGCGCTCTTCTTCAACTTCCGGGCCGACCGCGCCCGCCAACTGACCAGAATGCTCGCGGAGAACGCGGAGCGAAGCTCCGCGACCCATTCGAGCGGGCAAAGCCCGCGAGAAGACATCGACCCCGTCTGGACGTTCGAGACCGACCCGCCCGAGATCCGGCTGGTCACGATGACCCAGTACGACGAGGAGTTCGACCTGCCGATCGCCTTCCCGCCCCACCAGCCCGAGGACGTGCTCGGCGAGGTGCTGGCCGAGAACGGGCTCACACAGCTCCGCATCGCCGAGTCCGAGAAGTACGCCCACGTCACCTACTTCCTCAACGGCGGCCGGGAGGTGGAGTTCGAGGGCGAGCGCCGCGAGATCGTCCCCTCGCCGGACGTCCCGACCTACGACCAGCAGCCCGAGATGAGCGCGCAGGAAGTGACCGACACCGCCGTCACTACCATCGAGTCCGACGACCCGGACGTGCTGGTGCTCAACTACGCGAACCCGGACATGGTGGGCCACACCGGCGACTTCGACGCCGCGGTCGAAGCCGTGGAGGCGGTCGACGCCCAGTTGGGCCGACTGGTCGAGGCGGCCGAAGCGGCGGGCGGGCACGTCCTCGTCACCGCCGACCACGGCAACGCCGACGACATGGGCACGCCCGAGGACCCCCACACCGCCCACACCTACAATCCGGTCCCGCTCGCCTACCTGACGCCCGAGGGCGACGACGGGGGTAAACGAGTCCGCGAGGGCGGGTCGCTCTGCGACATCGCGCCGACCCTGCTTTCGCTCATCGGCGTCGATCAGCCCGAAGCGATGACCGGCGATAGCCTGCTGGAGTAG
- a CDS encoding DUF6149 family protein encodes MKINQNVRHFASRKALELPVVSDLVKDRLVDLHTRIFLEKADPDHREERRERLDAFFDATMDTYLAALQQGAPEAEAREITHVQANFDFYNHGWTEMMEFPSDELDDHYDRYAEFFERHGIAIDDPLGEFEPAGGIPDAPSTPEKLEEPEHPYAEGGFADDVYVEDAEGNVHVGGQDEPADVDVTQAPGVSDEDAEA; translated from the coding sequence ATGAAGATAAACCAGAACGTCCGTCACTTCGCGTCCCGGAAGGCGCTGGAACTGCCGGTGGTCTCGGACCTCGTGAAGGACAGGCTGGTGGACCTCCACACCCGCATCTTCCTCGAGAAGGCCGACCCGGACCACCGGGAGGAGCGCCGCGAGCGCCTCGACGCGTTCTTCGACGCCACGATGGACACCTACCTCGCCGCGCTCCAGCAGGGCGCCCCGGAGGCCGAGGCCCGCGAGATCACCCACGTCCAGGCCAACTTCGACTTCTACAACCACGGCTGGACCGAGATGATGGAGTTCCCGAGCGACGAACTCGACGACCACTACGACCGCTACGCCGAGTTCTTCGAGCGACACGGCATCGCCATCGACGACCCGCTCGGGGAGTTCGAGCCCGCGGGCGGCATCCCCGACGCGCCCTCGACCCCCGAGAAGCTGGAAGAGCCCGAGCACCCCTACGCCGAGGGCGGCTTCGCCGACGACGTGTACGTCGAGGACGCCGAGGGCAACGTCCACGTCGGCGGCCAGGACGAACCGGCCGACGTGGACGTGACCCAGGCGCCCGGCGTCAGCGACGAAGACGCCGAGGCGTAA